TTCAATATCATCTCTAATGAATTCCCAGTGTTTTCCTTGAAGGCAAATCGGATCGAACTCTTCATCTGCCAAACCGAAATCAGTGAAGTTTTTCAAAATCAGTTCTTTGTCGTGACTGTAAGGATAACGTTCTTGATGCAATTCCAGCATTTTGCCGATGTCATAATTGGAAAGCAACTCGTGCAGGTCCTAAAAATCCTTTTTTCTTCCGGTCCTTTGCACAACATCTACTTTCATTGCAATGATCTCCTGTATTGTTGCCAATCGAATATTATCCTCGATTTTTGGTTGCTGAATAAAGGGATCGGTGTAATAAACATCTAATTTTATTGTATTCCTAACGTCTGTCCCGACTAAATATGATTTTCCCATTGCCGGATTTAAATCAGAAGAATGGTCTATATATGGGAAATAATTTTGAAGAAATTTGTCAATGCCCGCAAAATCAATACTTCCGTAAGGAACATCACTGAAAAGGTCTATATCTACAGAAATCCGATGCCCGAGCTGAAGACTTAAAGCGGTTCCACCAACCAGCCGGAAATCATCAAAAACTGTTGCAGACATCAAAGTATGCAAACTGTTTTTTAAGATCTCATTTACGGTATTGTAGTATAACATTTTTCAAATATTGCTATTTTGATGCAACTGCATTGGTTTTGTTTTTTCGGTACTAAAGGCAATCTCTGTTTTTCTTTTTCCGTAAAAACGTTCGATTTCTTCTTTTTCCGCTTCATTTCCACGCTCAAAAATTCGATTAATAACAGCTTTATAATGTTTTTGCCAATTAATCTTGTTAATGTCTGTATCCCAAAATAAAGATTTTCTCAGAATGGAAAGATCAGGAGAGGGTTGAACCCTGCTTTTCTCTTTTTCGATGTCGTAATAGCTTTGCAAAAAGACAATCGTTCCCTCTTCCAGCTGCAGCTTCTTTTCGATTTTCAAAGCCAAGGCTACCGGAATATTTCTCTTTCCTTTTGTAATGTCATTGATGATTTGTGGATATTCATCAATGGCCAAAGCAAAAGGACGTTTTTTGAGCGAACGCTTTTTTAGCTCCCGCTCAATAATAATTCCCGGATGGATACCCTTATATTTGAATAAAGATGAGTTCATATTACAAATGTAATCAAATTTGTTTACACCTTGAGGGTGCTTTTAAAATTTTTGTAAATCGTCAGCAAAAAGTGTACTGATTTAGACAGAAAGTAAGATAGTGTTTTCATAATAAACTGAACAAAAAAACCATTAAATTTGATTTATTATGACAAACAAGAAAACAGTGACCCCTGAAAATTATTTAAAAGACATGCGCAGAAAAACCAGAAGAGTTTTCACGGCTGAGCAAAAGATCCTTGTTGTGATGGAAGCACTCAGAGCAGAAACATCCATTGCAGAGCTCTGCCGCAAATACGCCATACAGGAATCCACCTTTTACAAATGGAACAAAGAGTTTATTGAGGCCGGTAAGAAGCGTCTTTCAGGAGATACCACCCGTGAAGCCACTTCCGACGAAGTCGCACTTCTGCGGGAAGAAAACCGTAAACTCAAGGAAACGGTTGCCGATCTTGTTATCCGTTACGACATCATAAAAAAAAGTTTGGAAATTCTGGGATAACGGAAAAATACCGTAAGTATATGAGATTATCCGCAGAAGAGAAACTGGAAATCATCCGCATGGTTACCAGAAGCGAGATTGGCGTAAACAGGACGCTTCGGGAACTGAGCATCCACAAAAGCACTTTTTACAACTGGTACAGATTGTATCTGGAAAAAGGAGATGCGGGATTTTTCAACGCTCCCAAATCGCGCAGACAATGGAACAGCATTCCTGAAGAAGAGAAAAATCTGGTGGTGGAAACCGCTTTGAATTATCCTGAACTCTCCAGCAGAGAACTGGCATATAAAATCACCGATGAGAAGGGTGTATTTATCTCAGAATCCAGTGTTTACCGTATTTTAAAGAAAAGAGGACTGATAACGGCTCCATCGCACATTCTGATTTCTGCCTCGAATGAATTTAAGGATAAAACCAATTTTGTTCATGAAATGTGGCAAATCGAGGGTCGAGATTCGTGAATTCAAAAATAAAATAAAAATACAATGAACAAACGGATTTTACCTACTTCAAAATTCTGGACTGGGGCTGGTACTATCTAAGCACGGTGATTGACGATTTTAGCCGCTATATCGTTCATTGGGAACTTTGCCGAAATATGAAGGTGAATGATGTTCAAAGAACCATTGACCGAGCTGTGAAGAAAGCAGGTTTAAGAAAAGGACAAGTTCCGAAACTTCTATCGGACAACGGTTCCTGCTATGTTGCCGATGAACTGAAGAATTATCTTGAAGACAGGCACGCTATGAAGCAGATCCACGGAAAACCCGCACATCCGCAAACCCAGGGAAAGATTGAACGCTATCACCGGACGATGAAAAACGTCGTGAAACTGCACCATTACTACCGCCCGGAGGAACTGGAAAAGGCTTTGGAGGAGTTTGTGAACCGCTATAACAACGAGCGCTACCACGAATCCCTGAAGAATCTCACCCCGGCAGATGTCTACTTTGGAAGGGCGGATGAAATCCTCAAAATAAGACAGCAGATAAAATCTGAAACCTTGAAAAGAAGAAAAAGAGAATATTACAAAACTAAAATGGTCCAAATATGATTTTTTTTTCTTTAAAAGCAAAAAAAATGTTTTTATCGACTATATTTGAAAACCGAAAACACTATTTAAGGAAAAGTCCACTTTCTTTTGAAGACATACATTATTAGCCTTCTCAAGAAAGAAATTTGATGATATTTTTAGAATCTATCTAACATTAATAATACAATGAATGAAAATAAAACTTAAAAGAATCTATGAAGCTTATTCTCCCACAGATGGATACCGCGTATTAGTTGATAGGTTATGGCCTCGAGGAATTTCTAGAGAAAATGCCCATATAGAAGAATGGAATAAAGAGCTTGCTCCTTCTTCTGAACTTCGAAAGTGGTTTCATCACGATCCAAAACTTTGGAAGAGCTTTTCAGAAAAATACGAAATCGAGCTCAAAGAAAAAGATGCTGGAAAAGAATTTCTAGATCGAAATAAAAAACAAGATCTCATCACATTGGTCTATGGTGCAAAAGATGAACAACATTGTCATCCATTGATACTAAAAAAATATTTAGAAAATTTGATTTTAGGTGATAAAATATCATAAAGCTTTTTTTTGAATCTATTTATCCAATACTTAATTTTGTGAAAATTTGAATTTATATTGGTAATGAAAAGAAAAAGTATACAAAGACATCATTATTTCAGATTAGTGTTAATTTCTATGTTAATAAGTATCTGCGCTCTTTTTTAGGGTATTCATTAAAGTTAATTACTGAATATTTTCAAAAACTCATATTTCATTTTGCGGAAAGAGAAAATACCTTAAGTTTTGTATTTTTGCCGACGATTGGAATTACAGCAATCTATTTATAGCTGGAAAAGACGGTCAAATTGACCACCTAATTTCGGAGTAAATTGACCACTGATTTCGGAGCAAAGTGACCACCACTTTCCGGTCCAAAATGACCACCTGTTATCTGGGCTATATTTGAGATAAAAACGACTTGATTTTTTCATGATGTTAGCGTCATACATTCGTTAAAAAAAGCGGATTATGGCAAATAAAATAACAGACATGAGTAAAATTAGAAAAGTCATAAAATTCTACAGCAATGGAAAGAGCAAGTTATTTATAAGCAGCTATTTATCGCTTTCCAGAAATACCGTTAAAAAATACATCTCATTATATGAGATCCTGGGCTTGAGCCCTGATGCGATCAATGCCAAGACAGACGCCGAGCTGGAACTTTTGTTTTCCAATACCGCCGCGGAGTCCATTAGCCCCAAACTACAGTCCCTGTACGATTTTTTTCCCAAGATGGAACGTGAGCTCAAAAAGGTAGGGATCACTATCCATCATATGTGGGAGCAATATCTTGTACTGCATCCTGATGGTTTTCAGAGTTCACAGTTCCGGCATCATTACAAGATCTGGGGCAAGCGTGTGAACCCGGTGATGCATATGAATCACAAATCCGGTGATAAGATGTATGTCGATTATGCAGGAAAAACACTCTCCATTATTGATAAGGAAAGCGGGGAGCTTA
Above is a genomic segment from Chryseobacterium mulctrae containing:
- a CDS encoding helix-turn-helix transcriptional regulator, encoding MNSSLFKYKGIHPGIIIERELKKRSLKKRPFALAIDEYPQIINDITKGKRNIPVALALKIEKKLQLEEGTIVFLQSYYDIEKEKSRVQPSPDLSILRKSLFWDTDINKINWQKHYKAVINRIFERGNEAEKEEIERFYGKRKTEIAFSTEKTKPMQLHQNSNI
- a CDS encoding DUF488 domain-containing protein; the encoded protein is MKIKLKRIYEAYSPTDGYRVLVDRLWPRGISRENAHIEEWNKELAPSSELRKWFHHDPKLWKSFSEKYEIELKEKDAGKEFLDRNKKQDLITLVYGAKDEQHCHPLILKKYLENLILGDKIS
- a CDS encoding nucleotidyl transferase AbiEii/AbiGii toxin family protein; translation: MLYYNTVNEILKNSLHTLMSATVFDDFRLVGGTALSLQLGHRISVDIDLFSDVPYGSIDFAGIDKFLQNYFPYIDHSSDLNPAMGKSYLVGTDVRNTIKLDVYYTDPFIQQPKIEDNIRLATIQEIIAMKVDVVQRTGRKKDF